The following proteins come from a genomic window of Brevibacillus antibioticus:
- a CDS encoding response regulator — translation MFDKQDKKVLVVDDQYGIRILLYEVLGKEGYKTFQAANGKMALEIVEKESPDLVILDMKIPGMDGIEILKHIKKINQEIKVIMMTAYGELDMIKEATQLGALTHFTKPFDIDELRMAVHQQLAC, via the coding sequence ATGTTCGACAAACAAGATAAAAAGGTACTGGTTGTGGATGACCAGTATGGGATTCGCATTTTACTGTATGAGGTGCTAGGAAAAGAAGGGTACAAGACCTTTCAGGCAGCAAACGGGAAAATGGCATTGGAAATCGTGGAGAAAGAATCGCCAGATTTGGTTATCCTCGACATGAAGATCCCTGGGATGGATGGTATTGAGATCTTGAAACACATCAAGAAGATCAATCAGGAAATCAAAGTCATCATGATGACAGCTTACGGAGAGCTGGACATGATCAAGGAAGCAACACAACTGGGAGCATTGACTCATTTTACAAAGCCGTTTGATATCGATGAACTACGAATGGCAGTCCATCAGCAATTAGCTTGTTAG
- a CDS encoding UDP-N-acetylglucosamine 1-carboxyvinyltransferase: protein MDKLIINGGKPLAGTVTISGAKNSAVALIPAALLADGPVVIENLPRIQDVGIYHELLQEMGADVLFEEDWMEIDGRGMRLMLMPNGRIKKLRASYYLWGALLAKFGEAQVGLPGGCDLGPRPVDLHIKGFEAMGAEVENKNGVMTIRAQNGRLQGARIYLDLVSVGATINIMLAAAKADGVTIIENAAREPEIVDVATLLNNMGANIKGAGTDMIRIKGVERLRGCRHTIIPDRIEAGTYMIAAAATNGNVMVENVIPKHLESVTAKLREIGAQVVEQDDSIQVIGHDSYRSIDVKTSPYPGFPTDLQQPITTLLTLAKGSSIVTDNIYSSRFRHVDELRRMGASLKIEGRSAVIEGGSKLNGAKVLASDLRAGAALFIAGLATNGTTELEGLEHIDRGYENLVGKLQALGADITRVGLQSMENHQC, encoded by the coding sequence ATGGATAAGCTGATCATCAACGGTGGAAAACCGCTCGCGGGGACGGTGACCATCAGTGGAGCAAAAAACAGCGCAGTCGCACTCATCCCAGCAGCGTTGCTGGCAGATGGACCTGTTGTTATTGAGAATCTCCCCCGTATTCAGGATGTAGGTATCTATCACGAGCTCTTGCAGGAAATGGGAGCTGACGTGCTGTTTGAAGAAGATTGGATGGAAATAGACGGACGCGGTATGAGGCTGATGCTCATGCCAAATGGTCGCATCAAAAAGCTTCGCGCCTCGTACTATTTGTGGGGAGCCTTGCTCGCCAAGTTCGGTGAAGCACAGGTTGGCTTGCCAGGTGGCTGTGATTTGGGCCCGCGTCCAGTAGATTTGCATATCAAAGGCTTTGAAGCGATGGGCGCCGAGGTGGAGAATAAAAATGGCGTCATGACTATCCGTGCCCAAAATGGACGTTTGCAGGGTGCGCGAATTTATCTCGATCTGGTCAGTGTTGGTGCGACCATTAACATCATGCTGGCTGCTGCCAAAGCAGACGGTGTGACCATTATTGAAAACGCTGCTCGTGAGCCTGAGATCGTCGATGTAGCAACCTTGCTCAACAATATGGGAGCAAACATCAAAGGTGCCGGAACGGACATGATCCGCATTAAAGGCGTGGAACGCTTGCGCGGATGCCGTCATACGATTATCCCTGATCGGATCGAAGCGGGTACGTACATGATTGCGGCAGCGGCTACAAATGGTAATGTAATGGTGGAGAATGTTATTCCGAAGCATTTGGAGTCTGTAACGGCCAAGCTGCGCGAAATCGGTGCGCAAGTGGTAGAGCAGGATGACAGTATTCAAGTCATCGGACATGATTCTTATCGATCAATCGATGTGAAAACGAGTCCGTATCCGGGTTTTCCAACGGATCTCCAGCAGCCGATCACGACCTTGCTGACTCTTGCCAAAGGCTCAAGCATCGTGACGGACAACATTTACAGCTCGCGGTTTCGACATGTAGATGAACTGCGCCGTATGGGAGCTTCCTTGAAGATTGAAGGAAGATCCGCTGTCATCGAAGGCGGAAGCAAACTGAATGGTGCCAAGGTGCTAGCTTCAGATTTGCGTGCAGGAGCAGCTTTGTTCATTGCTGGCTTGGCAACGAACGGCACGACAGAATTAGAAGGACTCGAACATATAGATCGTGGCTACGAAAACTTGGTGGGCAAGTTGCAAGCCTTGGGGGCCGATATTACTCGTGTAGGCCTGCAGAGCATGGAAAACCACCAGTGTTAA
- a CDS encoding lipid II flippase Amj family protein, with protein MDALWLICLLTFIIHTTETLTYGIRFAGVQTGRIAVAMSLVGIVLLLSRTSNLIQGPFTGGLMDQAAIEHFDPSTQLHVIIASSSLGTLAAIVLFPTFVQISKRMISHLEIAGSIPQMIRTAVSVETIRRVHHHVRIPSWQAISRFRIKGVPKRLLLLNALGTAIYTSSVLSVLYATLLAPDYKATVSMSSGLINGFATIFMTILVDPQIALLTEKAMQGKTTHQSIRDMYLWLMISRFIGTILAQFLLIPSAYWVAWLSPLFH; from the coding sequence ATGGATGCTCTGTGGCTGATTTGCTTGTTAACATTTATTATCCATACGACTGAGACACTTACCTACGGAATCCGCTTTGCAGGGGTACAAACGGGCAGGATTGCTGTAGCGATGTCTTTAGTCGGGATCGTATTGCTCCTCTCCCGTACTTCCAACCTGATTCAAGGACCCTTCACTGGGGGATTGATGGATCAAGCTGCGATCGAGCACTTTGATCCTAGCACGCAATTGCACGTGATTATTGCATCATCCTCGCTCGGAACCTTGGCGGCTATCGTACTGTTTCCCACTTTTGTCCAAATATCGAAACGAATGATCTCACACTTGGAGATAGCGGGCTCGATTCCGCAAATGATTCGTACGGCAGTTAGTGTCGAAACCATCCGACGTGTCCACCATCATGTCCGTATACCAAGCTGGCAAGCCATCTCCCGGTTTCGAATCAAAGGCGTTCCCAAACGATTACTGTTATTAAATGCATTGGGGACAGCGATCTACACAAGCAGCGTACTGTCCGTGTTGTACGCGACCTTGCTAGCCCCAGATTACAAAGCTACTGTTTCGATGTCTTCTGGATTAATCAACGGTTTTGCCACGATTTTCATGACGATTTTGGTAGACCCGCAAATTGCCCTTTTGACAGAAAAAGCAATGCAAGGGAAAACCACGCATCAATCGATTCGCGACATGTACCTGTGGCTGATGATCTCACGTTTTATCGGAACGATTTTGGCCCAATTCCTGCTCATTCCGTCTGCCTACTGGGTAGCATGGCTATCGCCCTTGTTCCATTGA
- the glpX gene encoding class II fructose-bisphosphatase, whose translation MERSLTLELVRVTEAAALASASWMGLGKKDEADDAATTAMRNEFMKVPMDGVVVIGEGEMDEAPMLYIGERLGQGVAPAVDVAVDPLEGTNILAKGTWGAISVIAIADRGNLLHAPDMYMEKMAVGPKAVGKVDINAPVRDNLKAVAQAQGKDISDLVAIVLDRDRHSKVIHEIREAGARIRLISDGDVAAAINTAFPDTGVDILFGSGGAPEGVLAAVALKCLGGEIQGKLLPQNEDEIKRCIKMGLMNPHQVLFMDDLVKGDDAIFAATGVTDGELLKGVRFQGTRATTNSVVMRAKTGTVRFIEGNHRLERSR comes from the coding sequence ATGGAACGCAGTTTAACACTTGAACTGGTACGTGTGACTGAAGCCGCTGCTTTGGCTTCTGCCAGTTGGATGGGTCTCGGAAAAAAAGATGAGGCTGACGATGCGGCAACGACCGCAATGCGCAATGAATTTATGAAAGTGCCGATGGATGGCGTCGTAGTAATTGGCGAGGGCGAAATGGACGAAGCGCCAATGCTGTACATCGGTGAGCGTTTGGGCCAGGGAGTGGCTCCGGCAGTCGATGTGGCTGTAGACCCTTTGGAGGGAACAAATATCCTCGCAAAAGGTACGTGGGGAGCGATTTCGGTCATTGCCATTGCTGACCGGGGAAATTTGTTGCATGCTCCTGACATGTATATGGAGAAAATGGCAGTAGGGCCTAAAGCAGTCGGCAAGGTCGATATCAACGCACCGGTTCGTGATAACCTGAAGGCGGTAGCGCAGGCACAAGGGAAAGATATCAGCGATTTAGTCGCTATTGTACTTGACCGTGATCGTCACTCTAAGGTGATCCACGAAATTCGTGAGGCAGGCGCGCGTATTCGCCTCATCTCTGACGGAGACGTAGCTGCTGCGATCAATACCGCTTTCCCTGATACAGGTGTAGACATTTTGTTCGGTTCTGGAGGAGCTCCTGAAGGTGTTCTGGCAGCAGTTGCCTTGAAATGCCTCGGGGGAGAAATTCAGGGCAAGCTCTTGCCACAAAATGAAGATGAGATTAAACGCTGTATCAAAATGGGCTTGATGAACCCTCATCAAGTACTGTTCATGGATGATTTGGTGAAAGGTGATGACGCCATTTTTGCCGCGACAGGTGTGACGGATGGCGAGTTGCTCAAAGGGGTTCGCTTCCAAGGAACTCGTGCGACGACCAATTCCGTTGTGATGCGTGCCAAAACCGGAACCGTACGTTTCATTGAAGGG
- a CDS encoding CTP synthase, with translation MTKYIFVTGGVVSSLGKGITAASLGRLLKNRGLKVTIQKCDPYINVDPGTMSPYQHGEVFVTDDGAETDLDLGHYERFIDINLSANSNMTTGRIYSTVIAKERRGDYLGGTVQVIPHITNEIKDRIFRAGRETGADVVITEIGGTVGDIESLPFLESIRQIKSDIGRENVMYIHVTLVPYIKAAGEMKTKPTQHSVKELRSLGIQPNVIVTRTEQPMTQEMKDKLALFCDIDKNAVVECVDADSLYDVPLQLQAQGLDDYVCRHLGLTCQEADMTEWNALVSKIKNLSKTTTIAIVGKYVELHDAYLSVAEALYHGGYANDSKVEIKWVHAEEVTPENVGELLGDVNGILVPGGFGDRGIEGKIIATRYARENKVPFLGICLGMQIAVIEFARHVAGMDGANSSEINPNTAYPVIDLLPEQKDIEDKGGTMRLGLGPTKVEEGTLTEAAYGSTLVYERHRHRYEVNNEYRDQLAQMGLRFAGTTPDGRLVEIVEVPEHPWYVATQFHPEFTSRPNRPQPLFRDFVKASLNK, from the coding sequence ATGACGAAGTATATTTTTGTGACAGGCGGGGTTGTATCCTCGTTGGGAAAAGGAATTACAGCGGCTTCTCTGGGCCGACTCTTGAAAAATAGGGGTCTGAAAGTAACTATCCAGAAGTGTGATCCATACATCAACGTTGACCCGGGAACGATGAGTCCGTATCAACACGGGGAAGTTTTCGTAACGGACGATGGTGCGGAAACAGACCTGGACTTGGGCCACTATGAGCGCTTTATCGATATCAACCTGAGCGCTAACTCCAATATGACGACTGGTAGAATTTACTCTACTGTCATCGCCAAAGAACGTCGTGGCGACTATTTGGGAGGAACCGTTCAAGTTATTCCTCACATCACGAACGAAATCAAAGATCGCATTTTCCGTGCAGGTCGCGAAACCGGGGCAGATGTAGTGATTACCGAGATCGGTGGAACTGTTGGGGATATCGAGAGCTTGCCATTCCTGGAATCCATCCGCCAGATCAAAAGTGACATCGGTCGTGAAAACGTCATGTACATTCACGTAACCCTGGTACCATACATCAAGGCAGCAGGTGAAATGAAAACCAAGCCTACGCAACACAGCGTGAAAGAACTGCGCAGCTTGGGTATTCAACCAAATGTGATCGTGACACGTACAGAGCAACCGATGACGCAAGAAATGAAAGACAAGCTGGCTCTGTTCTGTGATATCGACAAAAATGCGGTAGTGGAATGTGTAGATGCGGACAGCCTTTACGATGTACCACTTCAATTGCAAGCACAAGGGTTGGACGATTATGTATGCCGCCACTTGGGTCTGACATGCCAGGAAGCGGATATGACAGAGTGGAATGCGCTCGTATCGAAAATCAAAAATCTGTCCAAAACGACTACTATTGCCATCGTTGGTAAATATGTAGAATTGCATGATGCTTACTTGTCCGTAGCAGAAGCGCTGTACCATGGTGGCTATGCGAACGACTCTAAAGTAGAAATCAAATGGGTGCACGCAGAAGAAGTTACGCCGGAGAATGTTGGCGAACTGCTCGGTGATGTAAATGGTATCCTCGTACCAGGTGGCTTTGGTGATCGTGGTATCGAAGGTAAAATCATCGCTACGCGCTATGCTCGTGAAAATAAAGTACCATTCCTCGGAATTTGCCTGGGTATGCAAATCGCTGTGATTGAGTTCGCTCGCCACGTAGCGGGTATGGACGGCGCAAACAGCTCCGAGATCAACCCGAATACAGCGTATCCGGTGATTGACCTCTTGCCAGAGCAAAAAGATATCGAGGACAAGGGCGGTACCATGCGTCTGGGCCTCGGTCCAACCAAAGTGGAAGAAGGCACGCTGACTGAGGCTGCATACGGAAGCACCCTGGTTTATGAACGTCATCGCCATCGCTATGAAGTGAACAACGAATATCGTGATCAATTGGCGCAAATGGGCTTGCGTTTTGCGGGTACAACTCCAGATGGTCGTCTGGTTGAAATCGTGGAAGTTCCAGAACATCCATGGTATGTAGCGACACAGTTCCATCCAGAGTTCACATCCCGTCCGAACCGTCCACAACCACTGTTCCGTGACTTCGTGAAGGCTTCCCTGAACAAATAA
- the rpoE gene encoding DNA-directed RNA polymerase subunit delta, which produces MSQLFAHIDSEKLSEMALVDIAYEILRETNRTYNFRELMNELVAVRKLTDEQLMAIIAQVYTEINIDGRFVCLGDNVWGLKRWYPTDTVEETQEGGGTKKKKIVTEDDFDDYDSEDEGVEEYEEDDVVIFEDEEEFVDEDSEIEEEEIDGEIDEEELEDEDDEMFEEDEELAEEESDDELDEADDK; this is translated from the coding sequence GTGAGTCAATTGTTTGCTCATATTGATTCCGAGAAACTGAGTGAGATGGCGTTAGTTGACATTGCGTATGAAATTTTGCGTGAAACTAACCGCACTTACAACTTCCGCGAGCTGATGAATGAACTGGTTGCAGTGCGCAAGCTGACTGATGAACAACTCATGGCAATCATCGCGCAAGTATACACAGAAATTAACATTGATGGCCGTTTCGTGTGCCTCGGTGACAATGTATGGGGATTGAAACGCTGGTACCCAACCGACACCGTGGAAGAAACCCAAGAGGGTGGCGGAACGAAGAAGAAGAAAATCGTCACAGAAGACGACTTCGACGATTACGATTCCGAAGACGAAGGTGTCGAAGAATACGAAGAAGACGATGTTGTCATCTTTGAGGACGAAGAGGAATTCGTCGACGAAGATTCTGAAATCGAAGAAGAAGAAATCGATGGAGAAATCGACGAGGAAGAACTCGAAGACGAAGATGATGAGATGTTCGAAGAGGACGAAGAGCTTGCGGAAGAAGAATCTGACGACGAGCTCGACGAAGCAGACGATAAATAG
- the fsa gene encoding fructose-6-phosphate aldolase, which yields MRFLIDTANVEEIREIHEWGVLAGVTTNPSLVAKEGRDFVETLKEILDIVDGPISAEVISTDAKGMIEEGEKLAALSKNIVIKLPMTAEGLKATKYFAKRKIRTNVTLVFSANQALLAARSGASFVSPFLGRLDDIGQDGMQLIEDIAEIFSVHGIDTEIIAASVRHPVHVTEAARRGSHFATIPAKVFKQLIAHPLTDSGLEKFLADWASMQK from the coding sequence ATGCGTTTTTTGATTGATACAGCAAACGTTGAAGAAATCCGCGAAATTCACGAATGGGGAGTTCTTGCGGGCGTAACGACAAATCCGTCTCTGGTTGCCAAAGAAGGACGCGATTTTGTAGAAACCCTGAAAGAAATTCTCGATATTGTTGACGGTCCGATCAGTGCCGAAGTCATCAGTACAGATGCAAAAGGCATGATCGAAGAGGGAGAGAAGCTCGCTGCTCTTTCGAAAAACATCGTCATCAAGCTGCCAATGACCGCAGAAGGTTTGAAGGCAACCAAGTATTTTGCTAAACGCAAAATCAGAACAAATGTAACACTGGTGTTCTCCGCGAACCAGGCACTTTTGGCTGCGCGCTCAGGTGCGAGCTTCGTGTCTCCGTTCTTGGGACGACTGGATGATATTGGCCAAGATGGCATGCAATTGATCGAAGATATTGCTGAAATCTTTTCTGTTCACGGTATCGACACCGAAATCATTGCGGCATCTGTGCGCCACCCCGTTCACGTAACGGAGGCAGCACGCCGTGGTTCTCACTTCGCTACCATTCCAGCGAAAGTATTTAAACAACTCATTGCCCATCCACTGACAGACAGCGGCTTGGAGAAATTCCTCGCTGACTGGGCAAGCATGCAAAAATAA
- the fba gene encoding class II fructose-1,6-bisphosphate aldolase, with product MPLVPMTAFTEDVKKHKYAVGQFNLNNLEFTQAITEAAMEEKSPVIFGVSEGALKYMGIDYTVAIAKVAAEHAGVPVALHLDHGSNFDMVMKCIRAGFSSVMFDGSHHSFEDNLRLTKQVVEAAHAVGVSVEGELGTIGGVEDDLSVDEEDATLANPEEAIRFWEETKVDYVAIAVGTAHGMYKGVPKIRYDIIEKVASNIGAPIVLHGGSGVPDEAIIESIRLGVGKINVNTESQVACTETVRKVLAAKPNEIDPRKYLSPARDAIKEVVKGKMRLFGSSNRA from the coding sequence ATGCCACTGGTACCTATGACCGCTTTTACCGAAGACGTCAAAAAGCATAAATACGCCGTCGGACAATTTAACCTGAACAATCTGGAGTTTACTCAAGCGATTACGGAAGCCGCGATGGAAGAAAAGTCGCCTGTGATCTTTGGTGTTTCTGAGGGTGCACTGAAATACATGGGGATCGATTATACAGTAGCGATTGCAAAAGTGGCTGCTGAACACGCAGGAGTTCCTGTTGCTTTGCATCTTGACCATGGTAGCAATTTCGACATGGTAATGAAGTGCATTCGTGCTGGGTTCTCTTCTGTTATGTTCGATGGTTCCCATCATTCGTTTGAAGATAACCTCCGCCTGACCAAACAGGTTGTAGAGGCTGCTCACGCTGTTGGCGTATCGGTAGAAGGTGAACTCGGTACTATCGGCGGGGTAGAAGACGACTTGTCTGTTGACGAGGAAGATGCCACTCTGGCAAATCCTGAGGAAGCTATCCGCTTCTGGGAAGAAACAAAAGTAGACTACGTAGCGATTGCTGTAGGTACAGCACACGGTATGTACAAAGGAGTTCCAAAAATCCGCTACGACATTATCGAAAAAGTAGCGAGCAACATTGGAGCGCCGATCGTTCTTCACGGTGGTTCTGGCGTACCAGACGAAGCGATTATCGAATCCATCCGTTTGGGCGTAGGAAAAATCAATGTAAATACAGAAAGCCAAGTCGCATGCACGGAAACAGTTCGCAAAGTGCTGGCTGCTAAGCCGAATGAGATCGACCCACGCAAATACCTGAGCCCTGCTCGCGATGCGATCAAGGAAGTAGTAAAAGGAAAAATGCGCTTGTTCGGAAGTAGCAACCGCGCGTAA